Within the Miscanthus floridulus cultivar M001 chromosome 17, ASM1932011v1, whole genome shotgun sequence genome, the region CACTACCTTTCATGCCAACCCCATTCCAATTTCATGAAACAAGAATTACAAaaaaaatcctagatctagaaaTAGATCTTCATGAAACATACATGAAACTAGGGTTTTATCTCCACTAAAATCAAGCAAGAGCCACTAAATAAATGTTATGAGCTCATTTCTCTAGCTAATCCACACTAATAGCTTCAAAACTAGGGTCTAATTAGCTCCATACAAAGCTCAAGCaccatggaagagagagaaaacaaaGCTCTaatttactcactaaccaaccattgaAACTTGAATTTGGGGCTTGGAATACCATTTTCTTACCTTCAACAAGCTCTCCACCAAAGAaattgagatcaaaacctcccccttagtagagcaattttttgggaggagcccaaggcctcccaacctttttttgCGAGATGGAGTGAGTggctcgaggaggaagaaggtgggtGCAGCCACTTATACAGCCATtcactgtaagggcggctggatCACCAGCCGTCCTTACTAATCAGCCCATCTGTAAAGGCGGCCGGTAATACTGAGGCATCTATAAGGGCAGCTGGTTTGCTGGGCACGGCcagcccactgtaggggcggctcaatcaccagccgtccctatagtAAAATGGCTCTGGCCTTTACAGTGAACGTTTGACGTAGTGTTTTCTACTGCATATTGTAACCCATGGGCCATCCAACCTATACAACTGCTGGCATCCATTTTGCCCCTATAATATACATGGATGTTATGTAAGAAATTCCTAAGCTTTCAAAAAGAAGTTGTTTCTATGAAGTATTTTTGTCTATTTTAGTTTTTAGATGTGCAATGATTCATTATTTATGGATAGTATGCACCATTACAAGGTATCTTCACCATACTAGTTAAGATTGATGGCTATGATTTAGACTTTGTACCTAGAAGTATGTTTGGAAGCGAAAGCCAAAACTAGAATAATTTGGGATAGAGGAAGTACTTCAACGAGTCCTCTACTAAAACCAAACCACAAACTGAAAAAGTGCATGTGAATGGACGCAAGGACATTATATTGATACGAATCTAAGAAATTTATTTGCAGATGCATTTACATGAAAGATTCCAGGTATTTTTTACTGAGTATATCTCGGTGGACCGAGTGTTAGTTTGTGGACCTTCAAACGCAAGGAGAGAGGTGTATAAGATTGGAGGATGTAAAGTCTATAAAACgaaattgatgagaagcatatttacATAATTTGGACTGAATGTTAGTTCATCTGACAATGAACAAATCAATGGAAGTCACATATTTAATCAGCTTTGTACAGTGAGAAAATGACCAGAAAGGATCACAATTGCTTGCAAACAAAACTCATTTCCCCTTTTGTCCAAAATTCTTTATAACCAGCATTATCGTAGAATGGCATGTAGCACGTCCTAATGATGTAGGAATGGCATGTGTGTTGAACTCTTGCATTCTTATATCAATTGCATTGCACCTCCATAGCATGTGGCAATCCGACATTCTCAAGATATCAATCAAGTATGTTTCTTCCTCTATGGACTATACAATATACTCCTTCGAGAAAAGTGCAACCACTTAGACTTGCATGATTTACTGGTTGACATGGCCTACAAACAAACAGCTGCATGCAGGAAAGATAAATCCATCGATTACTAATGCTGAGTTCACCCTTGAGAGAAACAATATGCCAACATCTGAATCACCCTTGAGAAACATGCTCGCTCACGCTAACTTGCCCAATTGTCAATTTCAACACGGCTAGCACCGTAGCATGCACGTTTTTGAAAATCGGAGTACCTTACAATTTGTCATGCCTCTGCCTGGATAGCTAGATCTGATCTACCCTCCTCTTAGGGCACCCATAATGGTTAGAGCTAGTTACTAGCTCTAAGCCAACTTCTCCAATAGTACTAATAACTTTTAGCATATAGCTTTTAACATGGATAGTCACATATGACATTCTCACATCACCTTGAAATGTGTGCAAGAGCTTAGCTCTTGATTAAGAGCtagtttttctttctcttctATTAAAACATAAGAAAAATGCTTAGAGCTAGCTTAAAAGCCTATTATTGGAGCTGCCCTTATGCCTTGTTCCACCCACGGCTCACTGGATCCACGCAAGCCACGAGCCGCCATCGGCACTAGGGTTGCAACCGACGAACGCAGGTGCACTAATTTTTGTGATGCCGGGAGGCATGGGGGTGATGGATGGGGATCAGGACAACAGTGGTCGATCTCGAACTCTTGGTCGCGGGAGGCGTGGTGGGTGTGGGGCACACGCACAGGAGGGGCGTGTGTCAGACCTTGGGGCCACCTGTTGGTGCAAAAAAATTAGAGGAAACGGGGATCGCACAATGCTTTTCGTGTTGCCAGGTTAACGAGGACTTTTCATgatttttagttgtagagatttgTAATAATAACATCACAATACATACATTTGCTATTTTTGATATTCTATAATCCCACATCCTAATAACTATGCATGACAAATATCCATCCTACATTCTTATTTGCTACTCCATTTGTtcgaaattataagtcattttgacttttctacgtACATAGTAAAAGTTACTATGTATCTAATATAGTGTATGTGGATGCATAGAAAAAGGTATATACTTAGAacatggaatggagggagtagattctagagaaaatttcttatttggcCCTGGTTTAGAGTTGTCTTTCTTCCTTGGCCCTCAAACAAAATTTCTTACCTATTTGGCCTCACTCGAAGTTTCGTTTTCCAATCTGACCTTACCGTCATATCCCGCCTCTAACACCGTTAAGTGGCACATGAAATGACCAAACTGTCCCTGAGACATTATGAGAAACCAAAGGTCATCCAGGTAGCATAACAACATAATTTTGAGCACTTTGAATCCAATTTTCATAACACAAATTTTTATGTTATGAAAATTGGATTCAAAGTGCTCAAAATTATGTTGTTATGCTGCCTGGATGACCTTTGGTTTCTCATAATATTTCAGGGCCACTTTGGTCATTTCATGTGCCACTTAACGGTGTTAGAGGCGGGAGATGACGGTAAGGCCAGATTGGAAAACGAGATAGATAAGGAATTTTGTTTTAGGGCCAAGGAAGAAAGACAACTTTAAACCAGGGCCAAATAAGAAATTGCCCCTAGATTCTAACGATGAAACTTCAACAAAACTACAAATTCTTCTTTTCTCTCAAAAAAAGAACATTATATATATCTCTCTTTCTCTATCAACTCGCCCCCTTGCTAGAGTAGAAAATGGCTTGAGGTTGTGCACATTTCCAACTTCGATCTTGGTAGTCCCCTCTCTCACATCTAGCGATCTCTTTGACGCCGAATGGTGGATATAGCTATAGCTGGTGTATACCATGTACTACTAGGTTTGTATGAGTTAGATAGAGCTCAGTTCATCCATGTCGCATGTGTCCTTTTGCTTTTTCTTCTGTGGTGTGGGGGACTATCGGGCGGGTGCCTATGGAGCAAGCTTCTTTGTCATTTATTGTTATGATGAAAAAATATGAGGTTTCCTTTCCCACTTTTTTGTGAAAAGGGTAGGAATATTTGGCATCCTTGGTGGGTTTCTTAGCCCTATTTGGTTTGGCGTTGCGGTGCGTTTGAGCCAGATAAGCGAGAAAAGCTCGCGGAATGTCCCGCGATCGTGCTTCCGCGTTCGAGCCTCGCCCACAGTGTTGTTCGGAAAGCGCCCCTACGCCCATGATTCGGAAAACGTGGCTCGCGTTCGCACCTGCCTAGGTAGTCGGCGGTCTCCTCCCTCCTCCTTCACCGCCCGGTGAGGCAAGTCGCGGCCGCAATCGAGCTCCACCCCGTCGTCGTCCGCCCGACCAACAAGAGAAGGGAGAGAAAAAGAAATAGGAACTCTTTTTTGGGTCCAGATGCAAAGTATAGACACAAATAAATAGTGTAGAACAGTGCTAGTCTGCTGTGGCTAGATTTAGAAAATGTTCAGGGGTCCTAATGCAAAATGCCCTACCCAAAATAATCAAGACAACAGATTCTCAAGATCGTGGCTTATCATATAATCTTGCTCAGCTTATAAGCAAGACTGATATGAGCTGAACCAACCAGGGCCGTATGCACGTCCCTAGCCATATTATCAATGGTAAAATGCTCTTTTAACGTCATCGCTAGCATATCTTTCTTTCTCTTCAACAATGCGCTTTGGTAGAGATTTCAGGCGCCGATTCATGCGTATATCTAAGATTTGGCTTCTCTAGTGACGACACAAGGTGGATCTTGCGGTCTTGTCTAGCTTCTATAACCATCTTTGATTTATGCACAATGCATAACAATAGAGTTTGGTTGTTTCATACACTACTAGTAGTAGTTTTAAATCTTTTTCAAGGTATTTCATGTAAAATCATGGGGACCGTAGTAATAGCAACAGATCCTTTGACGGAAAAAAGGTAAAGGTACGGACTCTTGCCACGTTGCTACACTTCCCAGATTGCAGAAATTGAAAAGAGTCGCACCCACGCGTCCAAAGGGCCAACCGCCAAGTTTGTTGGACCGTTGGAGCAATGGAAGTGGGCCGTGCCATTTCCTTGTGTATATAACGTGGGTACTCGAAGCAGAGGTCCCTCGTACGCGCACACGTTCCCCAGTTTTCCGTCTTGGCCGTTGGCATCCCGCATCTCCCCCAAATATTTTGCCACCGGGAAAGGGGGGAAGAAGAGCTCGAGGGGACAAGCAGGGGAGAAGGGAACGAACGCCAAGGGAAGAAGCCGCAaagcgagcgagagagagcgcgcgcgcgTCCTTGCTCTGCTCGTTCGCACGCTCGCTCGCTCGTGAATGGTGGCTTAGGGTTTCGCCACCTTCCTTCTCCCGCTTCTAGCCACCGTCTCGGCTCCAGAACAtgtcggcggaggaggaggaggcggcggcggcggccgcggccttgGCCACGATGAAGGAGGACGCCGGCGGGAGCGGCGCCGAGGCAGACCAGGACGTGCAGGTGCACGGGAACATCCAGGTGCACGGGAACATGCAGGTGAGCTCTCCCGCTTGGTCGGTCTTCGTGGAAGGTTCTGGAAGCTTTTTCGTGGCGAGTTTGTGCGGCGGATACACCGTACCTGCGGCTGTTTCTAGGCTTGCTCCGCCTTTTTCTTCGTTTTGCGGCTTGCGCGCGGGCTGTCGTCGTGGCTGTTGTGCTTCCTTTCGCTGCGCAGTTCGAGGACACGGAAACTTCTAGAACTCTGTGCGGTTGCTGCTGCGGTACCGGGAATTTTGGTGTTCTGTTAATGCTCCGGGCGGGGTACCGGGAATTTTGGTGTTCGGTTAATGCTCGGGGCGGGGTCGCGGGGAAGAGTGGGTGCTTGGATGGCGTATGGGTTGATGATTTCGAATTGGTTCAGAGCTGTTGGCTGGGGATGGGGAGGATGTTTTGTGTGATTTAGTCTGAGAAACCGTGGTTTGGCCATCTCCGAAtcagacctccagaggcaccagggcattgtggagtcctaagtcaAGCTAATAATACGAGGAGAGGTACGAGGGATGCAATTAGAgattatgtttgaataggagtagtTGGAAagtagctattgaagtgcctgaaccgtgacttgaggctcttgatgggtttcaactctagcctaccccaatttgCGTGGGACTtatgttgtcgttgttgttgttgaaaCCGTGGTTCCCTGATAATCAGCATGTGCAGATTATTGCTAGCAAAGTACTAGAGCCATGCCTTTTGGGCTGCCTGATTTGCGTCGATTTGGTTACTCCCCACATGCAAGTTCGTAAGAGATTTGTGGGTTGGATTTGTCTGTTCCGTTTTGTAGTTCAGCGAATTTATTGACGGACCAGTGAAGCAATGATTCACAGAAACCCATTGCTTCTATGGAAATGTATGTCTGATGGTAGTACCAACAAACCATGCGTTCGTTAGTGCCCTTTTTGAGGATTGAAGACATTGAACTTGCCCGGATCCTGGATCCTGCATGTAGATATACTTGATGTTGTTGGACTGCCAGCTTTTGCTAGTTTGTGTTTATTAAGAACAATATTTTGTAAACAATCTAGAATAGGGAATTCAGACCAGCCTGCTGGCCACCGTGAGAAGATTGTATCGATTCATTGCTTAGTGTGCTACTTCGTGTTCATTTTCAGTTATGTGTCTATGAAGTACGAACGAACCTATGGCATCTAAACTTTGTGTCAACCAAACATTGCCAGTGCTGAGGAGTTACTAACCACCAATTGCAATGTACCTGCACTAAGTAACTTAGGATGGCTATATATGTTATCCTTCTCTTATAAGGTGTATATTatctttatatatttttttctgcAAAGTCACTCTTACGCAAGATATTATGCTTTTTAACTGTTGGTCTACTTACTGTGTCTGCATTTTGTAATGTTTCAAAACAATGTGCAGCGTGTCAAAGTATACTGTTTAACTAACGACGGGCAGTGGGATGACCAGGGAACAGGCCACATAACAATTGACTATATTGAGGTATGGTCAACTCTTGACTCATATCTCCTGTGAACATTCTCTAAAATGATAACTGCAATATTTCGTCTCATATTGTATCGGTAAATTAGTTTCTGTTGATATTATTTTTGCTTCCACTATCATGTGATGATGTAAACATTGCTTCACACATGTAACTGGATTTGATTTCCTCTCTGATTAACCTTTTCTGTTTTATATTTTCCATTTGAGTGGTATGTATCCTGCTAAGGTCTTGACGGCATGGTCATCATGCTATTTTATTTTTCTTAGAAAAAGATTATCATCCTATTTTCTAATTTGACCAGATACAATGGAATTATTTTTTTTCCTTGCATAATTTTTGGGCCATTATATTTGCTCCATTGACTCTTGTTATATGTTTAGATCTGATTTCGAAATGCTGCTCATGGCATTACCCTGTTACGTGGTTTGGTTTGCGAATAGTTCTTTAGATAGCTATTATTCCCTTCTGTCACAGATACTGATACTGTCATACTGATGTTTTGGACAACAATACAATCTCCAAATTGACTACTTATTTGTATTAGATTATCTGTACTATAGACTTATAATATTATGAAGGTACTTTCAAGGCAAATCTACACATATAACCTTATTTTAAAGCTACATATTGTAAAATATATTGCTAGTCAAAGGTTCAAAAGTTTGACTGGAACCTTGTCCAAAACATCAATTATTTTTGACTCAACAGagtaaaaaaaaaatgaaaaggacTTTAGCAAAAAAAGTAAGAGATGAAGCAATTTCCTAGGATGATTTTGTACAATACAATTGACAAATGACAACTAGCCATAGCACATTACAGATTTTTTTTGGGTATATAGTGCCTTGATTTTTGACTCATTGCTATTGGGGGTTTAGCTTTTCAGTCTTTTTCATATCTAGGGGTCAAAAGAAATTGCTCTGGCTGTCGTGGATGAGGTGGATAATGACACGCTACTACTTCACCATATTACTTCGGATAATATCTACCAGAAACAAGACAGTAAGATGGTGTTCTATTCTTTTAATTGTGGGCGTTTTTCCTTGCCCTGATAGACTAATGCACATGTCCATTTTTGTTGGTAGAAACAATTATCTCATGGAAGGATCCTGAAAAAGAACTAGATTTACTGCTGAGCTTTCAAGAAGCTGAAGGATGCAGATATATATGGTAACTCAGTGATTAATGAATATTGCTGTGCCCTGTGCCCCCTTATATGCTTACACATGTCTTTACATTATGGTAATTTATGCAGGCAGAACATAAATTACTTACAGCAAAAGCTACAATCTGGTGACCTTGGCTGTGAGTTTGCTAAACATACTGTGTATTTTTTTACTCTTCTGTTGCCCTAGTGTGCTCTTTTTTATTTTCCATGGCATCTCAAGTCTTTCCATGTCCAACATTTGAATCCCTAGAAGTTTCTAGTGGTTCATTGTTACATGGTACGGCAGGTCGGTAACTAGTTGTTTCTGCCTGTCCCTGCATGTACTTGCACATTGCTTTGCACTAATTTCAGATCAAAGTGATTTAACAATCCATATTTGTTTGCTTCgtttgtttttattaatttatttaatgGCCTTGATAAAGTTGTTTGATTGTGATCAGGAACAATGCCCAAAGGTTCAAATATGAAATTCTGATTATCTGACAGCCAATGCCTTAATGTCCTTAAATTCTTATTCCTCTGTTTGGCTTTATGATGGTTTTATCGAAAGCATTTTGTTCCCAGCTGTGGATCCAGCTGTTAGTTGGAAGTATCTTTTCTGGATCTGTAACAGCAAAATTCTTTTTCTGGATCTGTAACAGCAAAATTCTGCTAGTATTACCTTACCTTAAGGGGAAATACTTCATGTATAACCCACTTGTATAACTCCAGTACAACCAATGTGCGTTTAGCCCATTGATTCTTAAGTAATCCATCACTCAATTGATTTGAGCCCTTTGATCCTCTGGATGTGATGAGAGTTACAAATGAGTTCTATGTATAACAGTGCTCTTCTGTCAAATAACCAGATTCCACATCACACCCCAGCATAGCACAGGACCGCAACCACCAACTAGCCCATAATATCATTCTCATCTTTATTCCTACAAGTCTGTAATTGTCTGGTGTATACTGGTCTGTAGCAATGCCATGATCAATTATCACTTTACCTGCAGATGGATTGAAGGATCTTCCTTCTCTTGAGCTGTCCAGCCTTCCTTTGCTTTTAAAGGTGTGAGAACAATTATTGTTATTTTCCTATTAATTCATATAATCTTTTTCTTATTTTGTGCATGTTTTGACAGGGAACTAGGGTTGTTTAGTTCAAATAAATAATTCCCAAGAGTTTTAGAGCAACCTATGCTTCGAAAAACATTCCTAATGTCTTCATGATGCTGAATATCGATATATCGTTTGGGTTGCTAACTTGCTATGGTAGTTGGGTGACAAGGGCTTTATATTTCACTTGAAGATGGTCTAAAGCATGGGCTCCAAAACATTGTCGGTAAAACTTTGGAAAATAGATGTCTACATATAATTTCAAGAGTAATATATGGTTTATATGCCTGAACCGTCGTGTAATTATGAATCATAATACATTTTACATTATGTATTGATTGTTGAAATGTTGTGAACTAAATGCCCAGACTGTATTGGAGTGGGGAACGAAGGATGGGACACGCGTTGCAGAGTTAATATCCCAAAATGtaagttatgaatttatttttATGGTGGCATGGTGTTCCATTAAGCATGTTTATGTCCCTGTGGATAACTGACACATCTCAAATGGCATATGGCAAAGCACAGAGTATTTTGATAGCAGATTGCGGTAAGCGTCATTATATGGGGTGCAACATGGCTGTGTATATTGCCCCAAATATGAGGTTGGCCAGTAAATTTTGTAATAAAATGACACTTCTTGTTTTAGAAGTGTGAGCTACCAACTTATCAAGTGTTAGTCTTCTGTCCGTCGTGTAATAACCATGTAGAGGATGGTTTAATTATGATCTAAACTAATGTAATCCTGAAATGGTTTTGCATTGAAGGGCTGTTTTTCATGTTAAACGTCATAGCACGGAATTGTGGTCACTCTTTGTTTTGGGTGGAGGGAGTAGCAGTCTTCTATGGAGTACTTTACCTCTTTCTCAAATATAGGTACTAATTGTTATATGAGAATATGAAATTACTTCAGCACATTGCAGTTTATCAGGATAAGTCACTGGATTGTTATACGGAGTACTATTGTATTTTGTTCTGGCCCGGTTTCCTTGAACAATGGATAATTGTTTGGACAATGGAACAAATAAATTGCATCCTCCGCATCAGCTGATGCACACAATGAATTACCTTTCTTTATTACATCTCCACAGCCCAAGGCTGAAGCATTAAACAAAACAACAAGCTACACATTGCTTGAACATATCAGCCTCATTGTTTGAACTATTAACAATACATAGCTTGAAGTTTGAAATTTAGAGAAGTGATATATTTTTTTGTATGCATGCCTTGGTGTTTTTTGAACCCTTTTAATTTTTATATGTGTCATATGTAGCAGGATGAATTTTTCCCCAAGCTAGTGGACCTTTTCAGAACATGTGAGGGTTCAAGAAACATGGATGATCTCCACATGATCTTCAGACTAGTCAAGGGAATCAGTATGTAAAAACCTGTTAAACATGACCGTTGGTTATTTTAGATTGCAGCTCACATTATTTATTCTTTTGCAGTATCATTGAACAATCCTGACATATTTCACAAGATTTTCTCTGATGATTTTATCCTTGACATAATTGGGGCCCTTGAGTGTAAGCACTGTACAACTCATTGTGCCCCACCTCAGCAGTTTTAAGAAATTGTGCTGTGTCCATTTTAATTGAAACTTTTACtgttagaggagtcaagggcctattgggccttagcccattagggttaattagtcgcttgcttaggggccaagtcagacctctctatataatgggaggagatgtatcaatctaatcaagcaagagattagaaggaaatcccttctctcttgtCGGCCGCGGGGAGTCAGACCTCTCTATATAATgggaggagatgtatcaatctaatcaagtaagagattagaaggaaatcccttctctcttgccggccgCGGGGCTTCTCTCTTGCCGGCCGCGGGCGAAGCCCCGTGGCCGGCCTCCCCCAGCGCCCTTGCAGCCCTAGCCGCCGGCCCATGAACAGTACCCGCGGTACTGTAGCGCCGTGGGTTCTGTAGCGCGTCAGCCGCCGTCGCTCCCCTcgactctctcctctcaatcctagcagccacataacatctggtatcagagaccatggCCGGATCCTACGCCGCCGTGCCCTTCTCCACACCGCTCGGCGCACATCCCTGGGCTGCGCCAGCCCTGTTCTCCGCAGCGCCGCCGGCCGGATCCTACGCCGCCGTGCCCTTCTCCACACCGCTCGGCGCACATCCCTAGGCTGCGCCAGCCCTGTTCTCCGCAGCGCCGCCGGCCGGATCCTACGCCGCCATGCCCATCTCCACGCCGCTCGGCACACATCCTTGGGCTGCGCTGGCCCTGTTCTCCGCAGCACCGCCGGCCCTGTCCTCCGCAGCTCCGCCCGTGTTCACCACCGCCACAGCCACTGTGGCGCCCTTGCCTGCGCAGCAGCCTGCACCTTCCACAGGTGCCTTCGGTGAGTGGATGGCGACCTTCGACCACCTGCAGCGCCAGATGGACGTCCTCGCGACCCTCGTCCATAACATTGAAGCACAGTCGGTGTCGGTGCCGAGCAGCAGTCCCGCGCTGCTTTCCACCTCTCCTTCACTGATCCCGTCGTTCACCACCCCCAGCCCCGTGCCGTCACAGCAGGACAGCGATGGCGTCTTTTACGGGGGCGTGGATGGCATCCAGGCATCGGCGGCGCAGCTGCAGGCGGTGGCGCATTGCCTCCTAGCGCGCCGGCAGGGACGACAACACCCCATCTTCAAGCGGCGGCGGCCAGTCGTCCCTACAGCAGCAGCCTTGCAGCTCACGGAGAGGAAGGCGATTGCGCGGGCAAGTGCCTGCAAGGTGTTTGCGGCGGTGCGGCTGCAGGCTGCGGCGCGTGGCCTCCTAGCGCGCCGGCGGCTGCAGAAGATGCGCTCACCTATGCACGAGGCGACCTTGGCGGCGGTCGACCTCAGCATAGGGGAGCGCGACCTAGCATGGTCGGTCGATCTCGCCTGGTCGGACGGCCACCAGCAACCGCGCCAACCTGCTGTTGTCTTCAGGCGCAAGCATGGTGTTTTTTCCGTGGGCGGCGAACTCCAACTCTGCGGCACCAGCGATATGGGAGCAGCTTCCCTCCTTGTCACCAGCGGGGACGCACTGCCTAGCGCCATCGCATTCCGCCACCGTCCGCCACGAGCACGTCTCCGCTGGTTGCTGTTGCCACCAATTCTAGGTGGCCATACCCGTGCACCCCTCTCGTTCCGATGGTCTCCATGGGATCCAGGTGGCTACACATGTGCTGGTCCAGCAAGCGGAGGGTGCCCGCCGTATCTTCAGGAGTCAAAAATAAAGAGTCGTAGTCTTCTTCAGGTCAATAAAATAAGCTGAGATGTAAAAGGCTTATTTTTAGGTGTTAGGGTTGTGTCTAGTGGAGGCATCGTTAATGTCATCGTTAGattgcagctcgaggacgagctgcatgtccatgtggggtgtagtgttagaggagtcaagggcctattgggccttagcccattagggttaa harbors:
- the LOC136518208 gene encoding uncharacterized protein; amino-acid sequence: MPISTPLGTHPWAALALFSAAPPALSSAAPPVFTTATATVAPLPAQQPAPSTGAFGEWMATFDHLQRQMDVLATLVHNIEAQSVSVPSSSPALLSTSPSLIPSFTTPSPVPSQQDSDGVFYGGVDGIQASAAQLQAVAHCLLARRQGRQHPIFKRRRPVVPTAAALQLTERKAIARASACKVFAAVRLQAAARGLLARRRLQKMRSPMHEATLAAVDLSIGERDLAWSVDLAWSDGHQQPRQPAVVFRRKHGVFSVGGELQLCGTSDMGAASLLVTSGDALPSAIAFRHRPPRARLRWLLLPPILGGHTRAPLSFRWSPWDPGGYTCAGPASGGCPPYLQESKIKSRSLLQVNKIS